From a region of the Phaseolus vulgaris cultivar G19833 chromosome 6, P. vulgaris v2.0, whole genome shotgun sequence genome:
- the LOC137831791 gene encoding pathogenesis-related protein PR-4-like has protein sequence MQRRIMGKVIVFVVCVFCVVALASAQSASNVRATYHLYQPEQHNWDLLAVSAYCSTWDAGKSLAWRSKYPWTAFCGPSGPRGQESCGKCLRVTNTRTNAQITVRIVDQCRNGGLDLDISPFQKIDTDGNGYAQGHLTVNYDFVNCGD, from the exons ATGCAAAGAAGGATAATGGGAAAAGTAATTGTGTTTGTTGTGTGCGTGTTTTGTGTTGTGGCTTTGGCCTCAGCTCAGAGTGCGAGCAATGTGAGAGCTACGTATCATTTGTACCAGCCTGAGCAGCATAACTGGGACTTACTCGCAGTGAGTGCATATTGCTCCACTTGGGATGCTGGCAAATCCTTGGCATGGCGCAGCAAATATCCTTGGACAGCTTTCTGTGGACCCTCTGGCCCTCGGGGCCAAGAATCTTGTGGCAAGTGCTTGAGG GTGACAAACACAAGAACAAATGCTCAGATAACGGTGAGAATTGTTGACCAGTGCCGCAACGGGGGCTTGGACTTGGATATTAGTCCATTCCAAAAGATAGACACGGATGGGAATGGCTATGCTCAAGGCCATCTTACTGTTAACTATGATTTTGTGAACTGCGGTGACTAA